One window of Triticum dicoccoides isolate Atlit2015 ecotype Zavitan chromosome 5A, WEW_v2.0, whole genome shotgun sequence genomic DNA carries:
- the LOC119301346 gene encoding probable histone acetyltransferase type B catalytic subunit → MALKQKGSDAAAADTSKRRRVGFAGIDAGTEANECMQVFIARNPDEVGSADSTPIEPFDLNHFFGEDGKIYGYTNLKINVWISAISFHAYAEISFQETSDGGKGITDVKPVLQNIFGENLVEKDEFLEAFSKECQCISDVVKNGNSIKHDASDEDDLSVQIVRVELQGAAAYLYSRLVSLVLLLVEGSTPIDITEHGWQMLLVVKKAELESSASKFQLLGFAAVHHFYHYPESTRLRISQILVLPPYQGEGHGRRLLEAINSIAESENMYDVTIEDPSDYLQYVRSSIDCLRLLTFEPIKPALGAMVLSLEQTNLSKRTRSSIMVPPADLAETVRQKLKINKKQFLRCWEILIYLHLDAENLKCIDNFRACIYDRTKGELLGGASGTNGKRLVQVPTSFDEDMSFAVFWTKEGGDEDNQTVQQQPEDLATQEQQLNELVDNQMEEIAEVAKNVASRVKDKLAA, encoded by the exons ATGGCTCTCAAGCAGAAGGGgagcgacgccgccgccgccgacaccagcAAGCGCCGCCGCGTCGGCTTCGCCGGCATCG ATGCTGGAACTGAAGCGAATGAATGCATGCAAGTGTTTATTG CAAGAAACCCTGACGAGGTGGGCTCAGCAGACAGCACTCCCATCGAGCCATTTGACCTAAACCATTTCTTTGGTGAAGATGGCAAGATATATGGCTACACAAATCTCAAG ATCAATGTGTGGATaagtgctatatcatttcatgcatatgCCGAGATTTCATTCCAGGAAACATCTGAT GGAGGGAAAGGGATCACAGATGTAAAGCCTGTCCTTCAG AACATTTTCGGGGAAAACCTAGTAGAAAAAGATGAATTTCTGGAGGCATTCTCAAAGGAATGCCAGTGCATCAG TGATGTTGTGAAGAATGGTAATTCCATTAAACATGATGCATCAGATGAAGATGATCTGTCAGTTCAG ATTGTTcgagttgaactccaaggtgctgcTGCATACCTTTATTCACGTTTGGTATCACTTGTTCTGCTTCTGGTTGAAG GTTCCACACCTATAGATATCACGGAACATGGATGGCAAATGCTCCTTGTAGTGAAGAAGGCAGAGCTTGAGTCATCTGCTTCAAAATTTCAGTTGCTAGGCTTTGCAGCTGTCCACCATTTTTATCATTACCCTGAGAGCACTCGCTTGCGTATCAGTCAG ATACTGGTCTTACCACCTTATCAGGGTGAAGGGCACGGCCGTCGTCTTCTTGAGGCAATCAATTCTATTGCAGAATCCGAGAACATGTATGACGTAACTATCGAAGACCCTTCTGATTACCTGCAGTATGTACGTTCGTCCATCGACTGTCTCCGTCTCCTCACCTTTGAGCCAATCAAGCCTGCACTTGGTGCTATGGTCTTGTCTCTAGAACAGACCAACCTGTCTAAAAGAACTCGCAGTTCGATAATGGTTCCGCCGGCTGACCTGGCTGAGACCGTGCGGCAGAAGCTGAAGATCAACAAGAAGCAGTTCCTGCGGTGCTGGGAAATTCTGATCTATCTACACCTTGACGCCGAAAACCTCAAGTGCATCGACAACTTCAGGGCCTGCATCTACGACCGCACCAAAGGTGAGCTGCTCGGTGGCGCCTCTGGAACCAACGGGAAGCGGCTTGTCCAAGTGCCCACTAGTTTCGATGAGGACATGTCATTTGCTGTGTTCTGGACAAAGGAGGGCGGGGACGAAGATAATCAGACAGTCCAGCAGCAGCCGGAAGATCTCGCCACTCAGGAGCAGCAGCTAAATGAATTGGTGGACAATCAAATGGAAGAGATTGCTGAGGTCGCCAAGAACGTTGCCTCACGCGTTAAGGATAAATTGGCTGCTTGA